The following DNA comes from Buteo buteo chromosome 7, bButBut1.hap1.1, whole genome shotgun sequence.
TCAACACTCAAAAGCTGCAGCTGTCATATGCATGAGGTACCAGGTGTCCCACGGACTTCCCAACCAAGTCAGCAACTATCCGTCCTTGCAAGGAAGCTTCTGCTTACAGGTCCAGATGATTAGATTTGCTGCAGAGGGAATGCTACAGCTGGCACTAGGATAATGGGACTTTTTAAGAGTCTGCAGGCAGACAACAAAGGACAGGGACAGAAGCAAATGCATTTTGCGCAGACTGCTGACTCACGATGGAGCAATGTCAGCAGACGCTGTCACTAGCAGGAAGAAAGCCAGCAGTACCCAGAATAGCCAAAGCATATTCCCTCTAAGGGAGGGCCTGGTATCCCATAGTGCACCATTCACAGCACAGACAGTTGTGTGTGTTAGCATAAGTCAAAGATATAATAAATATCGAgcacaggaagaaagagaatCTGGTTCACCACTTGCTTTCACCTCTCACCTTGCCTCCACACACATATGTTATCTGGAGCCAGTCTGCTTCACAAAGCCCACGTCTTACTCTGAACACAATTACCAGGGTCCCACTCAGCCACTTTCCCTGACACaggtctgtctgtccatccccAGGTGACTACACTAAACTTTTCCTCACCCCATAGGCTTTGTCTCTGCtcttcttcatcctcttcatTCTTGTCATCTGCTTTCCAGAGATAGCCTCTGCCCTCTGAGCCTACATCCTTTTTATTGTaacctgaaaaagaaacagttattAGGAGGTAGATGTACTGCATCAGCTTACAGGCAAACCTGAAATAGACCAGTATAAACTGCATATTACTGCCCCTAAATATCCTTCAATGAGAGGGAGCCAGGATTCCTGCAGATGCATAGGGATTTCAGCTTTTATCTTCTCACTTGCCTTGACAAGTGACCGACTTACTGCTCCCTACAGCAGCAACATTCATCTGACCGTGTTTAGATCCCTCGACAAACCCAAATTGACAGAAACAGTATTTCACAAGGACAAAGTCCTTGGACACAGTCCAGGTATGAGGACGTAGATCTTGCAACCTGCCTTGAACTGAACATCTCTTCCAGCTTCAGCTTATTGTGTCTTACAAGGCTCCTAATCTAAGAAAAGCTGACTCTCCAAAGATTTTAATACTGGGGTATTGAGGTACATCTCACCGTCCAACTTGAGCCAAATATCCTTGCCTGCCCTACTGAAAATACATGTTCCAAGCTGAATGCAGCACTAAGCTCCAGCCTGGCACTGTAGAGTTTAGAATGGGGGAGGGAAAGACCCCAAAAGATCATGGAAGGCAAAGGCCTCTGCATAGCCTGAGTGCATGGAGCCAGAGACTCTCATACCTTTCAGTTTCACTTTGCTTTCCTCCTTGTTCACACCAGAATCATCACTGAACTGGtcatcatcctcttcctcctcatctgGTGGGTGCAGAGAGATCACTGTGCCCTCAGAAAGAGTGATGCCAGGACCTACTACTACCTGCAAATATGTGCAACATACCTTAATGAAGAAATACCCCAATCGCCCCCTTGTACCTCCACCAGCATGGACAACAGCTGCTCCAGACAAGCTGTATACTAACAAGTATAAGTGAAGACATCAGCACTGCTAGATCACATACCGTACTACCCTAgccaaacaaaaggaagaaaaagatgggAGCAGTAGCATATCGCCCACCTCTGCAGAAAGGCTTGGAGCAGCCCTGTATTCTGCTATGGTCTACCGTAAGTCTAGTAACCTAccaagaaaggcagaaagcagaacagaCATAAATACAGCTCACCTGAGAAGAGAGGACACAGTGGGGCTTTAGCTTTACTTTCTCCTTCACTTCAGCTTCATCGCAGATAACAGAATGGCAGATCTCCACGTTATCTGCTATGTGTACTCTGTCCCAGAGAAAAGCTCCGTCCAAAATTACTTTATCACCTGTTACACATCACCAAGCACAAATATGTTGAGCAAGGCAGTTTGCTGCTGTCCCACACTGCTGAGTCCACTAGAAAGCACCTTACTGAATCCCAATGCCCTTGGTGCATGATGGATGTTAGATGAAAGGTAAAAATTGGCCTTAAGAGGCCTAGGGCCATTTCTTACCCAAAGCTAAAAGACAAGTTTGTTCTCTGCAGAGACTTAACAAGTTGACAGTAGCAACTGACATCTTGGTTTTGCACAAATACAGCCAACTCACAAAAAAATTCCAGCCAAGACTAGGATGAAGGAGTACCAGGCAGCTCACAAAGACAGGGACAGATGTCCCTCATTTGCAGGATGTTGGTGGGTGATAACTCTAGATCAGTAAACATCATGCATTCTCTACTGCTGAAATGACTTATTTGCATGAATTGCCTTCCACCTTTCAGCATCATTATGGTACCCTGAAAACTAATCTATTTCCTCTGCTGGAAAACcaagcttttctcctttcttcccattAGAGGTCAATTAGTACCCACCTATCATCCTCTCTGAGAGCCAAATGCACTTTAAATCCCAACAACCTGTGCCCTTGCCTGGCAAGGCATGCATGTTCCCCATTCTGGTACTCACCTATCCTACAGTTCTGCCCAATAACACTGTTTGTTATGGAGCAGTTGCTGCCGATGACCGTTCCCTGCCCAATGAGTACGTTCTCTTCCAGCACGCTGCCGTGGCCAAGGCTAACATCCACCCCTCGGTAAATGTTGTGTTTAGAATGGGTGTAACTCTGATTCTTGTCATCGGTGAAGTTCATCTCTGGAGTCAAAGGATAAACCCAGCGCCGGATGATGTCAGAGCACACAGCTTCATACATTAGCAGGTTGCATATATGGGCACCATACTCTTCTGTTGTTACATGCATATGGATCTGGTTCCCCAGGACCTGGGAGACAGGCAGGAGCATGTCAGAAGATTCTCTAATGCAAGGTAATAGGATCTCACTTGTAACAACCCGCTCCTTACCTCCTCATTCACCAACAGACCACGCACAAAGTCATCTCGTGTCTGGTAGTCAAAATTGTCTGTGAACAGCTCAGCCACCTGCCAGGAATAAAAGATAAGGTAATAATATAATTAGCAGAAAATGTTGTCAGGGAAGCCAGATAATTAAAGGCTGTTCAGTGGTTCTCAGAGAGCTGAGTTATACAGTACAGGAAAGTGATGCTCTTGCCTTGAATAAAGCTTTGATTCCTCCTGATAGGAGTGTTGACcctcccatctcctcctcctatCAGAGACTGTGAATAGATTCTGGTTTTCAGAAGGGGCAAAACAGTGCTTTAGCATTTCCAAGCAATCTGCACAGCCTCACTTTTAGTTTCAATCCCAAAGGAAGCCTGTAGACTAGCTTTTTCAGATGTGGAAGAGACGTTAGCGAGCCTAGGCTGGAATAACCCTGAATGTTACCCTAACACAGTACCAGCTTGCAAGTACTGACACTTTTCCATAGCATAGCCATCACCTCTGCTCCACAGATGTTACTATACTCGGAAGTGAAATCACTTATTTTCCAGAACAGTTTCATCCTATGCCAAATCAGACAGTCTACCAACGCATCCACTGTCTAGTTCTGCCTGGGCTTGAGCAGCAGATGCCAGATACAGACTGAGCACCCACACAGTCCACAGAGCAGTGCGACTTGATCGCTCAATCTCTCAGCTCAGTCACTGTGCACAACTGAGAGTTCTGGTTTCGAAACCTAGTACACTCAAGCCGAACGCACCCCCTGCACACCAGCAGGACAAAGGGTGCAATGCAGATTGAATTTTGGAGCCTCAGAAGGGCAGAACTCACCTGTGGAGAGCAGATGCTGATATGACAATCCAGCAAGTCATGGCGCACCTCAACGTTCTCAATAGAGTTCTGGAACAGactctgaaagaggaaaaaattcagATGATCTGAGTGCCTTACGCAGTACCGAACCCCAAAAGCCTTCTATAAGCCGGGGAACTATTGATTGAATTATTAAACTACCTGAAGTTCTGAAGATCAGAGGAATCTACAATCTACACTGAAATACAAGCTTAGCAGGCACAGCCTGGTCACACACAGAGCTGCATGTCAGTCAGAAGAGACTGGCCTCATCTTTACACAGTGCAGCTCTCCAAGAAACAGTTTGTACTTCGAACAACCACTGTTCCTCCAAGAGGCTCTTTACCTTAGTTGCTTGGAGCTACAAATGTACAAAGAACATTAATAAATCAAAAGAGGTATTCATAGTTTCCATACCCCCTGCGGATTTCTACAgctgtgggttgtttttttgttgttgttttttgctttggtttttcctttttggtttccTACAGTGATTTGTGCTTTCAACTGAAGGTAAAAAATAATCTACTGATTACTGATTTGGGGATAAAAATGCCATATAATCAGAGTCTTAGTTCCaagttgaaaaaagaaaaagatccaTCTATCTCACTGGAGAAAGTGCCTCCACAGGTATTTACAAAGCATTTACTACATTATTAGGTGAAAAGTAGAGGCAGAGATAATAGGAAGTACTACCCCTTGCATGTGCTGTTATTCCTCCCCCCATGCCAGGCTCAGTGCCGCTTCAAAATGGTTTGTATATGATAGCAGTATATGCACCCCAATTTGGGAACCCCTGTGACAGTACAAATCATCCACCCCTCCTTTGTTTCACATGGAGAAAAGGAATCAAATAAAGGCAAAAACTGAATTGTGAGAAATATGTCTGCCCCATCATCATACTCTGAAATGAATCCCAAACATGTGTCCCTGCACAATATCATCAAGCCTCAAATaaaggttaaaggaaaaaaaaagccactttacCAAGAGTTACTTCCTATCATCTGCTCCtccaaaagaagcagcaagcacAGTTCCCCAGCCCTCACTCAAGGAGGACCTCCTCCTTGGGGTGGGCTGCTTCACTACTGCAGCCCTTTTCCACCTGTCAGGTTCCAGACGCACCATAGGAAAGCGGAAGCGTTTCAGCCCCTGTGTTCTCTGGTAGTGAAGGACACGGTTTGTGGCACTGTCCATAGCAATAACAATGTCATCCTCTTTGCACCTGGCATGGTGACCAGGTGAGGACTCCTTGAATATCATCGTCATCACAGAAACATTCTTTTCCATCTTACGACGCAACCTGAAAAAGAAGGGCAGAGCTTTAAAATCACTCTTCAGAGAGTTAGAGCCCAGTCTCAGCAAGCCAGGCAAGCGTACACTCTTTCAACACGTACTTGTGCTCTTCCAGGGCTTTCGATATATTGAAATTGGACACCACATCTCCAGTGACGAGAATAAAGTCAGAACGAACAAGGGACTTGGCATCAACGTCTCGTAGCACATCACCAAGGGAGCGGTACAGGTCAGAAGTCACAAAGCGCACCGTGTTGGGAGAAGTGTGGCGGCACCACTTAGATtttctggaaggagaaaaacacaTCAGGAAGGCATAAAGAGGATATTTCTATAGAGAACACGCTAGGACACAGTGCTCCAGTGCACGCCACACCTGTAAGTGAATGCAGGGAGAACGCTATTACGAGCCCATTATCGATAGGCTTAGGTATGCTCATTTGCACATAGCAGATGAACTGAAGAGGCTTAGACTTTGAGACTGTAGCTTATGGAAACTTAGGAAACCTGACTCCACTGCGAGCCAAGTTTTGAccatggagaaggaaaagttaCACACAGCCCAAActtttttctcagaaagcagTACATCAGGCAGGGAAAGGACTGCATGCTTCTCTTTAGCTTGCAAATCTGCAGCATGCAGAGGCAAAGATGTTGAGAGAGTTGTTTCCATATGCTGCATGGCATACCAAGACAGAGCATAACGCAAAGGGTGGTACTCTAATTTACATGGCTACCCACAGGAAACCCCTGCTTTTagacaaaaaaagttaaatgccAATATAACTGCAGTCCCAAAACACTCAACCCTTTTAATACACTGCACAACCACACTCCTTCACAGGAGAAATGGTCTTTTTTGAGATGTGCTAGGAGATAACCATTGAAAGGGAATCTCTTGCACACAGTTTTCATCAGAAGGATCAGTAAGACCTTTGAGGCTTGCTGGAGGACAGAAGAATCCTTTCTGTGATAAAactaaaaagaggaagagattcTTACTGTAAATGCTCTTTTATCTCAGCTGACttccagcagcagaaaacaaaggttTCTTCCACTCCAGTTGCTGTTAGGAACTCCAAGGTATAGTCAATCATGGCCACATTTGCCATAGGTAAAagagcctaaaaaaaaaacccaaaaatgaaaaacatatggATAGCTGAACAAATGCTCTGTACCTCAACATCAGCAACAGCCCCTTCCAACTTGAGGATATAATATCATCAGTAGTACCAGAAAAATAACGCGAGTAACTGCTCCGCCACCTTTTATCAAACATTTTTAGAGTTGATCTAAACGGTAAGAGCTAGCTTCTGATTTTCTATAGGGGCAGATCCTCAGTTCAGAAAGgaaggcataaaaaaaaaaaaagtgaagttatCACACAGAAAACTCTTTAAGAAGACTCAGATAAATgagagacactgaaaaaaaaaaaaaatcccagagtCCTGATTCCCTGACTCAGGCTTTAACTGTTTCAAGAAAAACCTGTCAGACATGAATATGAAGCCACAGGAATATGACTGTCCAgaattaaacaagaaaaaaaaacccaacccaacccaccAACCTAACGTGAAGTGAGTATTCTCTTGACTTGAGATTCAAGCCACACTTTTAAACCGAATTACTGATTCACAACTGAGTGATCTCATACTACTCTTTAATTCATTTTTCgtgctgttttgtttcaggCTTGAGCTCGCGTGTATAATTATGACCACCACAAACATTTAATCAGCAAACGAAGCAAGATAATTGTTCAGACCTAAATTCTCCAGAAGCGCTCGTTCCTTTAACATACAGCCTTCTGATCAGGATAATTACAGCGCTTTCCCCATCCACTTTTCTGGCCATATTCTTTTACCCATTACTGCTGGCAAGGACAAAGACTTTGCTCCTTTCCTCTATCTGAAACAAGCCTGCCCAAAcccactgctgctcctgcatCAGCGACAGACTAAAAGCAAACGGTGCAGTTTGCCTTGCCATATGGAAGAGCGAACAGCACCAACGCAGCAACGAGATCCTCGCTGCCTCTCCAGCGGGGGATATAAACTCTTACAAATGAGAACCGGTCAGAGGCCTCCACAGCGTGGGGGAAAGCGGGAAAAGCCGCGGCGGTGGGGGCTGCCCGAGCCCCGGGCGGAGGCAGGGGCCCGGCAGCACCCCAGGACCTGCCAGGAGCGGCTGGGGGGGCCTCGCCTccccccggcccagcccggGGCTCGCACGGCGGGGCACGCCGCGACCCCGGGCCCGACCCTCGCTGCCGGCGAGCACTCCGCCTCTCTTCAGAGGCCTGCCCGCTCCAGCCCCGCCAGGGACGGGGCCGGGCCGGCACAGGACAGGACAGGCGGCCCCAGAGGAACCAGCCCGGGGGAGGCGGCAGCAGGCGcggagggggtgtgtgtggggggaattTCTCACCCGCGGCCGGTCTTTGGAGATAGGGAAGAAGCGGCGGTTGAAGCTGTCGGCGACCAGCACGGCCtgaagcggcggcggcggctcctcctGCGGGTCGGGCCCGCGGGCCACCCCCGCGCCGGTCCCCCGCCTCGCCGTGCCGCGGGCCGCCATCTCCTCACGCTGCCTCAGCTCCCCCCTTCCGCTTCCGAGTCCGCGCCGGAAGCAGCGACGGGAGCTCGGCGGGGACAGAAGAGCgccgggcggcggcgccccTTCGCGGCCTGGCAGTCGGCCCCGGTCCCCGCCCCTGCGGCCCCGGCCGGCCGGTTGAGCGAAGCCCGGCCCCGGAGAGCCGGGCGGGCCCTGCCGGGGCCCCCGCTCCCTGAGCGTCAGCCAGCCTAGCAGAAGGCAGGGTACGGGGTGCGGGTAGGCGGAGAGGGCAGCTCCAGGAGGGCTTCGGGAGCCCCTCCTTGCCTCCCCAGCCTTTCGCCCCGTCCGGCACCTGTGTGGAGAAGATCCGCCATTGCCAAGTGGATcttccccaggcagagcagtgGCAGCCGGTCGCTCGCAGGGGCTGCGGCAGCGCTGCCGGCCCACATGCCTGCGCCTCGGGAGCGGGGGGAGAGAGGCCTTTTCACCGGCAGCCCCCGAGGAGGGAGAGGGCGGAGGGGAGAGCAGCGCTCCCCGCCATGACAGGGGACAGCCAGGACCCagcggaggggagggaaaggccTGAATGTCCCACACACAGGCATTTCCCAGATGACCTCGGGGTGCATGTAGTACTTTGGTGCAACCCTGGGGATTTCCAGTGTAGgaaaaagttgtattttcttGATATGCTTCTTAGCTGCCACGTGCTTGTGCTGCATTTCCAGATGCCCATCTGCTGTTTCGGCAAACGCCAGCCTTGCTGTGAACCAGCCCTTCGGCTCTCACCTTCCATCAAGGAGTGACGACCAAAACCCGCAGTCGCCGAGGGACCTCTTGAAGCCCACTCAGAGACACTtccagagaggaggagaggaaagaaaatgtggtttctgggggtggggatggcgtttttcttccccccagctTGGCAAAGCAGCCCCTGCTTGGGAGCTGCAGGTGATGGTGTCTGGCTGTGCCCTCTGCTCGGACACTGTCAGCTTCGTGCATCCCGATCTCCCCAGgcacccctgccccagcctgggcTCTACCCTCATGCAGGTCTGGTGGTCCCTCCTAATGTGCTTCAATATTGGCCTGGCCGTCAGAAGGGGATCAGCCGCATACAGTCCTCGGCACAGAAAGCATGCCCTTGGCTGAATCcctcctctgccacctctctctgctgccagtCACAGTGCTGCAGTCCCTCTTGCCTGGCACAGCTCACACAGGCACTGCTGCCTGCTCATTTTTTAGTGACAGAAAACTGTGCGATAACCCCCGCcttcaaaaccaggaaaacaggCTGGGATATTTCCCCAGGGAGCTCCTagcaggctggcagcaggagggctgCAGAGAGACCCgagcctggcagcaggagggccTTTACCAGTcagtgctgggtgctgcagaaCCTGGTGCTCGCTGCCCTGACCTGTTGTCACGCTTCTGCCCCTCTCTCCACGTGGGACAGGCGTTCACAGCCCCTGCTCTGTCTCCTCACCAGCCTCTCTTGGATTCTTGGTCTCCCTTGCTCCCCATAAACTGCCTTGCTGTGACACCCTGCTCTGGTCCTTGCTGCTCTCATCTGCTAGCAACTCTGCACCTACCCACTGACTGATCAGCCAGAGACTCAAGGAGCTGATACACAGTTCAGCTGTGATCCGAGAAAGAAACACAGGGCACTTGCACCCCCATCTCTGAGGCAGGGTCTTTCCCCAGGGTGGAAGGTGGCACGCACTTATCAGCCCAAGGTACACAGTATGGCCTTTCCATCCTGGTGACAGGGGAAATTAAGGGAGGCACAACTCAATCATAGACCTACAGTACTGTCCCAGTGTCACAGGCAGCCTGTACAGCCCCCACAGCAGTGCTGAGGGGTCTTTGCTGCATTGTGAGTGGGAGAAAAGTGTAATATGCAACATGCAGCATCCCTTTTCATCGGTTGAATTGCGGGTTCAGGACTGACTTAGTAGAAAACAACTCTCCTCTGTCTCCTGAAGGACTCTGCAGCACTGGGTATTCCCTGAAATTTCCCTTACCAGCTAAAATGTTCAGGCATTGCTTATGTGGTGCCATCTGCGCCCAGTAACTTGTGACTGAGCCCTTGCTGTGCTGCACCTTGTGGCTGAGTTGCTTGACCTTAGCTAGAGATTTGGAATAAAGCAGCAAGGATGGACACAGTGAGGAAATAGAAATGAGCTGCCCTAGGGAAATAAATCATCCCCATCCTTTTCAAAAATAGGTATCCGCATACCCTTGGGAATCCTGTTGCCTCTGCAAAGAAGCTAACCCCAGAACAAAAGCTCCCAGATGGTTTCAGCCCAGGGGTTGCAGCTTGAAGAATGATCCAAGAAGTGGATTTGTCATTGCCTGAGGGCAGGACAGCATCTTTCTTCCTGCCTACGTAGCACTAAGTGCATAAACAGCACCAGAAATCAGGTCTGATCCAGCCTGCACAGCCACTGCCCATGTCGAGACCAGGCACACAGAGCTCGACAGGAGAATCAGCAGATTATCTGGCTAATTACATCCTGTTCTCTCCAAATGAGGAGAGTTTCCGAGACGTTGCCCTGGTAAattggcaggagcaggggaagacAAGTCAAGGTAATTGATGATGACCTGAAATCAAAATCAGCCTGATAAATATTCCTCAGGTTTTGCAGACACGTTTCCCTTTGGTTTCACCAGGGACTTGCAGGCCAGTAGCACATGGgccaaatattttctgaaagcaataTAATTCCAGGGgagcttttaaaattgaaattagCTCATGAAAATTGAAATGAGGCTAGACTGGGTTAGACTGGAGGTCCATCAAACCCAGTATCCCACagtggctgggcaggggggtGAGAAGACCCACAGACTGTAGGGCTTTTTCTTACTCCCTCATCCATGGATACCCCTGGACACAGCATCATGGGGCAGCATCCAGCAGCTCTAGGAATGATGAGCGTGGTGGGGATGCTCTGCTTTCTGGGGCATCCTCCCAGTCCCTGTTCCTacatttttaactcttttctcttctgtgtttgttGTCCTCTCTGAGCATTTGGTTGCTTCCTGGCTTTTCCCTCTGCGTAGATGATGGCCCACAGGGCATCGCTAAGCCTTGGCAGGCAGTTCCAGATTTCGTCTTATTTTAGATGGGTTTGGGGCTCCTCGTTCATCAGGGCTGAGTGGGACCTGTGtcagggggtccccagggtggtAAGACTTACAATGAGGAGGATCACAGGAGGTCTGCATGGAGGAACCATGTACCTAGCACGAGGCTGATTTCCCCTCACATGTCCTGCCTGGTGGCCAGCAGCTCTGATGCCCTTGGAGCATCCTTGGGTGCCTCAGCAGAGAGCTATGGGACATGTGTCATCTCACCTCCAGGTCAGGTATGCAATTAGTGCCTAAACTCAGCTCTTCCTGGCCCATGCTACGCTGGCAGGGAGCCTGGTTAGGTTGGGGCTATCCCCACACAGCGTCAGAGGTGACAGAGGCAGGCCATGAACCCTGGCACAGGGTATCTGGGCACAGGGGGCTGTCCTGAGCTTACCCAGGACAGCTGATGCTCACTTGCCAGATGCAGAGAGGGGTCTGTCTGCCCGAAGCACCCCTGGAGGaactcctgctgctgggagaaggggTAGGCAACAGCCAGGACATGCTTACGTTGTTCAGCCCTCCTGCACACCTGAACGGCTCTATGCCTGACACAAGATTTACCTGAGTACCGAACCAAGTCCTGcaggtaaaaagaaaactgcagaccACAAGTAAGTCAGCAAATATGAAAGCCAGACGCACTCTGCATCCCAACCCTTCCGCCTCACTCCCTTCCTCCCACGCCCTGGGCTCTGGCCAAGCTGACAGCAGGGACACTGACTCACAGGCTATTCCTCCGTTCTTTGCTCATTTGGGCCTCTCCTGCGCTTCTCAGCAGAGGTTTCTGCCAGATGAACTGCTGGGCTTCCTCCGCTCTCGGCATCCTGCTGTTCCTGGGTTGGCAGCCTTGAGAAGGGGAGCCAAAGACATGAGGCCACCCTGTCTGCATCCCCCTGTGTTTTTACCTGCCCTGGAGTGCTGCTCACAGCAGTCCCTGGTGGCCCCTTCCACCAGCGAGATGCTGGGCACAGCATCATTCACCTGCTAACAGGGAATATGCATTACTGCTGCCTGAGCTCTGGGCTGCCACAGCTCCCTGTAGCTCAGCTGCCCCGTGTTTCGTGTTTGTCCCTGTGCCAGATGGGATGTGCAATGAGATGGGTGGCTGCTGCACCAGCACCTCCCCAGCTGCCAGAATATGGAGATGGGGCTGCAGGGGGTCCCGTTGCAAGGAGCAGAGCGTTTGTGgtgagcaggctgcagcagggggGTGCTGCTGGTGGATGCTCATCCCGTGCTGCTGGGTACCACGCAGGTATGCCAAGCTGAGGAGGTTCCCCACAGGTGGCACAGGTCTCCCTGGAGGGACAGGGGACAGCAGAAGTGCCCCACTGCTTAAAGAAGGGACATCCATGCGACTGTCTGCCACTGACCAGCCCTGCCTGGAGCTCAGAAACCTGAAATGAGAGGAGAGACAGGGAAAGCACAGTTAAGTCCCAGAGTAAACTTCTCTCTAATTTACTTCTTCCCTGGGGCTTTTCCTGGTCCCAGGCTCTCTCCTCAcagactgtcctggttttggctgggatagagttaattttctttctagtagctggtata
Coding sequences within:
- the EIF2B5 gene encoding translation initiation factor eIF2B subunit epsilon, whose amino-acid sequence is MAARGTARRGTGAGVARGPDPQEEPPPPLQAVLVADSFNRRFFPISKDRPRALLPMANVAMIDYTLEFLTATGVEETFVFCCWKSAEIKEHLQKSKWCRHTSPNTVRFVTSDLYRSLGDVLRDVDAKSLVRSDFILVTGDVVSNFNISKALEEHKLRRKMEKNVSVMTMIFKESSPGHHARCKEDDIVIAMDSATNRVLHYQRTQGLKRFRFPMSLFQNSIENVEVRHDLLDCHISICSPQVAELFTDNFDYQTRDDFVRGLLVNEEVLGNQIHMHVTTEEYGAHICNLLMYEAVCSDIIRRWVYPLTPEMNFTDDKNQSYTHSKHNIYRGVDVSLGHGSVLEENVLIGQGTVIGSNCSITNSVIGQNCRIGDKVILDGAFLWDRVHIADNVEICHSVICDEAEVKEKVKLKPHCVLSSQVVVGPGITLSEGTVISLHPPDEEEEDDDQFSDDSGVNKEESKVKLKGYNKKDVGSEGRGYLWKADDKNEEDEEEQRQSLWGPAMHSEEESESDSDLSMGSEEPDSRAASPQLDDIKVFQNEVLGTLQRGEEENISCDNLVLEINSLKYAYNIGLKEMMQVLSKVILEFPLQQLDPNLDSQNYFSALLPLLKNWTPLFKNYIKRASDHLNALFAIEEFFLEHDSLCTSIAKVLMTFYQLEILEEDVILNWFSLRDTSDKGKQLRKNQRLQKFIQWLEEAEEESSDGDQD